Proteins encoded by one window of Shewanella avicenniae:
- the nqrM gene encoding (Na+)-NQR maturation NqrM: MATFLAAFIFLLVFFLLMSIGYLVKRKAVQGSCGGLGALGIEKACDCDEPCDRRKAREAKELARQEKLNKHRII, translated from the coding sequence GTGGCGACTTTCTTAGCAGCATTTATATTCTTACTCGTTTTTTTTCTACTGATGTCTATAGGTTACCTAGTCAAGCGTAAGGCGGTTCAAGGTAGTTGCGGTGGTCTCGGGGCCTTAGGGATTGAGAAGGCCTGTGATTGTGACGAGCCCTGTGATCGGCGTAAGGCGCGTGAAGCAAAAGAGCTGGCGCGGCAAGAAAAGCTCAATAAACATCGCATCATCTAA
- the nqrF gene encoding NADH:ubiquinone reductase (Na(+)-transporting) subunit F gives MDILGIFKSTPLEVYLGVSMFTAIVLVLVLVILFAKSKLVSEGDITISINGDPAKAITTQAGGKLLGALANNGIFVSSACGGGGSCGQCRVIVKSGGGDILPTELNHINKGEARSGCRLSCQVNVKADMDIELDEHIFGIKKWECEVISNDNKATFIKELKLQIPDGESVPFRAGGYIQIEAPAHHVKYADFDVPEKYRGDWNHFGFFKLESKVDEETIRAYSMANYPEEFGIIMLNVRIATPPPRNLSLPCGKMSSYIWSLKAGDKVTISGPFGEFFAKDTNAEMVFIGGGAGMAPMRSHIFDQLKRIKTKRKISFWYGARSKREMFYVEDFDGLAADNDNFEWHVALSDPQPEDDWNGYTGFIHNVLYENYLKHHEAPEDCEFYMCGPPVMNAAVIAMLKDLGVEDENILLDDFGG, from the coding sequence ATGGATATTCTTGGTATTTTTAAGTCCACTCCACTTGAGGTTTATCTCGGTGTGAGTATGTTTACCGCCATCGTACTGGTGTTGGTATTAGTGATTCTGTTCGCTAAGTCCAAGCTGGTTTCTGAAGGCGATATTACGATTTCAATTAACGGCGACCCTGCAAAGGCAATTACTACTCAAGCGGGTGGTAAGTTGTTGGGCGCTCTGGCTAACAACGGCATCTTCGTCTCATCGGCCTGTGGTGGCGGTGGTTCATGTGGCCAGTGCCGTGTAATTGTGAAGTCTGGTGGCGGTGATATTCTGCCAACAGAGCTGAACCACATTAACAAAGGTGAAGCGCGCAGTGGTTGCCGTTTGTCTTGTCAGGTGAACGTTAAAGCTGACATGGACATCGAGTTAGACGAGCACATCTTCGGCATTAAGAAGTGGGAATGCGAAGTTATCTCTAACGATAACAAAGCGACCTTCATCAAAGAGCTGAAGCTGCAAATTCCTGATGGTGAGTCTGTTCCGTTCCGCGCTGGTGGCTATATTCAAATTGAAGCACCAGCACACCATGTGAAGTACGCAGATTTTGACGTACCAGAAAAATATCGTGGTGACTGGAATCACTTTGGTTTCTTCAAACTGGAATCAAAAGTTGACGAAGAGACGATTCGTGCTTACTCGATGGCGAACTACCCAGAAGAGTTTGGCATCATCATGCTGAACGTACGTATTGCTACGCCACCACCACGTAATTTGAGCTTGCCATGCGGTAAGATGTCATCTTACATCTGGAGCTTGAAAGCCGGTGATAAAGTCACTATTTCTGGTCCATTCGGTGAGTTCTTTGCCAAAGATACCAATGCAGAAATGGTGTTTATCGGTGGTGGTGCAGGTATGGCACCAATGCGCTCACATATTTTTGATCAACTTAAACGTATCAAAACTAAGCGTAAGATAAGCTTCTGGTACGGTGCGCGTTCTAAGCGTGAAATGTTCTATGTAGAAGATTTCGATGGCTTAGCGGCAGATAACGACAACTTTGAATGGCATGTAGCCCTGTCAGACCCTCAACCTGAGGATGATTGGAACGGTTACACTGGCTTTATTCATAACGTGTTGTACGAGAATTATCTCAAACATCACGAAGCCCCAGAAGACTGTGAGTTTTACATGTGTGGACCTCCAGTGATGAACGCGGCAGTTATCGCCATGCTGAAAGATTTGGGCGTTGAAGATGAAAACATCCTGTTGGATGACTTCGGCGGCTAA
- a CDS encoding NADH:ubiquinone reductase (Na(+)-transporting) subunit D, which produces MADAKELKQVLTGPILANNPIALQVLGICSALAVTSKMETALVMALALTAVTAFSNLFISLIRNHIPNSVRIIVQMTIIASLVIVVDQFLQAYAYNVSKQLSVFVGLIITNCIVMGRAEAYAMKTPPMMSFMDGIGNGLGYGAMLLTVGFIRELLGSGSLFGVQILQKISDGGWYQPNGLLLLPPSAFFLIGLVIWALRTYKPEQVEAKG; this is translated from the coding sequence ATGGCTGACGCTAAAGAACTCAAACAGGTTCTCACCGGACCTATTCTTGCCAACAACCCAATTGCGTTGCAGGTTCTCGGGATTTGTAGTGCGTTGGCGGTAACCAGCAAAATGGAAACCGCACTGGTAATGGCTTTGGCATTGACCGCGGTAACAGCGTTTTCAAACCTGTTTATCTCGTTAATCCGTAACCACATTCCTAACAGTGTGCGGATTATCGTGCAGATGACCATTATCGCGTCGTTGGTGATTGTGGTTGATCAGTTCCTGCAAGCCTATGCCTACAACGTGTCTAAGCAGTTGTCGGTATTCGTGGGTTTGATCATCACCAACTGTATCGTGATGGGACGTGCTGAAGCCTATGCGATGAAGACCCCGCCAATGATGAGCTTTATGGACGGTATCGGTAACGGTTTAGGTTACGGTGCCATGCTGCTGACGGTCGGGTTCATTCGTGAATTACTTGGTAGTGGCTCATTATTTGGTGTGCAAATTCTGCAGAAAATCTCTGATGGTGGTTGGTATCAACCAAACGGTTTGCTGTTGTTGCCACCAAGCGCATTCTTCTTGATTGGTCTGGTGATTTGGGCACTGCGTACCTATAAGCCTGAACAAGTTGAAGCAAAAGGATAA
- a CDS encoding LysR family transcriptional regulator: protein MMDLNQLKIFAKVVEKSSFTGAAKALGLTKTTVSRKINELETRVGVQLLTRTTRSVRPTTQGIAFYHNIADAFNAMMAAEQQLMSLQHDTAGKISIVIPHELETVFSSEIFSSFIAAHPEIELDIALSSRYPAQALDDNVDVIFHFTPLTDSQLETLKLLNFDRLITASPSYLRQHGIPFSPADLELHSYIDCTAAESGANEQRRIQIFDGETWTTVNTKVTLSMDSTALAKELAIAGVGIAALPQSLAAEEIAKGTLVEVLHDFPIRSNILYMSYTKQLSMPTRTLRFIEHLYSQLSALFVDELLESPEFLLEQAQSYVLDEDEEEMPLYGSAANS, encoded by the coding sequence ATGATGGATCTTAACCAACTGAAAATATTTGCGAAAGTTGTTGAAAAAAGCTCATTCACTGGCGCCGCTAAAGCACTCGGGTTAACCAAAACCACCGTGAGCCGTAAGATCAATGAACTGGAAACTCGAGTCGGTGTGCAACTGCTAACCCGCACCACCCGCAGTGTGAGACCTACCACTCAGGGGATTGCGTTTTACCACAATATTGCCGATGCGTTTAATGCCATGATGGCGGCAGAACAACAGTTGATGTCGTTACAGCATGACACTGCGGGCAAAATCAGTATTGTGATTCCCCATGAGCTTGAAACAGTATTTTCCAGCGAGATATTTTCCTCGTTTATCGCTGCGCATCCTGAGATTGAGTTAGATATTGCGTTGTCGAGTCGTTATCCTGCGCAAGCGTTAGATGACAATGTTGACGTCATTTTCCATTTCACGCCGCTAACCGATAGCCAGTTAGAAACCCTTAAATTGCTGAATTTCGATCGCTTGATTACCGCCAGCCCAAGTTATTTGCGCCAGCACGGCATACCGTTTTCTCCGGCGGATTTGGAACTGCACAGTTACATCGACTGTACTGCCGCTGAAAGTGGTGCCAATGAGCAACGCCGCATCCAAATTTTTGATGGTGAAACATGGACGACGGTGAATACCAAGGTGACCTTAAGCATGGATAGCACCGCGTTAGCGAAAGAGTTAGCCATTGCAGGTGTCGGCATCGCCGCATTGCCACAATCACTCGCCGCAGAGGAGATTGCCAAAGGCACATTAGTTGAGGTGCTGCATGACTTTCCTATCCGCAGCAATATTCTGTACATGTCGTATACCAAGCAACTGTCGATGCCAACCCGCACGCTACGTTTTATTGAGCATCTCTATAGCCAGTTATCAGCGCTGTTTGTCGATGAATTGCTGGAAAGCCCTGAGTTCCTGCTTGAGCAAGCGCAATCCTATGTGCTGGATGAGGACGAAGAAGAGATGCCGCTATATGGCTCAGCGGCGAATAGCTAA
- the bfr gene encoding bacterioferritin, whose product MKGNPQVIDVLNKLLNGELSAMDQYFVHAHMYEDWGLKELYERINHESEDERGHAAKLISRILFLEGTPDVESRDPLTIGKDVQQMLESDLQYEYKVAANLRAAIELCEQVKDYQTRELLEVLLEETEDDHMYWLEKQLGLIKMIGLQNYIQSQM is encoded by the coding sequence ATGAAAGGAAATCCCCAAGTAATCGATGTCTTGAACAAACTGCTCAATGGTGAGTTGTCAGCCATGGACCAATATTTTGTACATGCGCATATGTACGAAGATTGGGGGCTGAAAGAGCTGTATGAACGCATCAATCATGAATCTGAAGACGAACGTGGTCATGCTGCCAAGCTGATTTCTCGGATTTTGTTTTTGGAAGGCACTCCAGATGTTGAAAGTCGCGATCCGTTAACAATCGGCAAAGATGTGCAGCAGATGTTGGAGTCTGATCTGCAGTATGAGTACAAAGTGGCGGCAAACCTGCGGGCTGCGATCGAGTTGTGTGAGCAAGTGAAAGACTATCAAACCCGCGAGTTGTTGGAAGTGCTGCTGGAAGAAACTGAAGACGACCATATGTATTGGCTGGAGAAACAGCTGGGCCTGATTAAGATGATTGGTTTGCAGAACTATATTCAGTCACAAATGTAA
- the dinB gene encoding DNA polymerase IV, which produces MRKIIHIDMDCYFAAVEMRDFPELRDKPIAVGGARERRGVIATCNYQARKFGVRSAMATAYALKLCPELQLVVGRMSVYKAVSEQIHDIFRRYTPLIEPLSLDEAYLDVSNCSLHQGSATRIAEAIRQDIFNETQLTASAGVAPIKFLAKVASDVNKPNGLFVITPQLMPEFITSLPLQRIPGVGKVTAERLAQQGWHTCGDLQRVPKAQLLQLMGKFGAVLYERVRAIDDRPINPSRIRKSVGVETTFAEDLQDAPAALQQLPALLQELVKRFEKHRSERQINKLVVKVKFADFQQTTIETRSQQIDAGLAAELLAQAIERGAGKAIRLLGVSVGLAPLLLETEDSPEQLTLL; this is translated from the coding sequence ATGCGAAAAATCATTCATATCGATATGGACTGCTACTTTGCGGCAGTGGAGATGCGCGACTTTCCTGAGTTGCGCGATAAACCCATTGCCGTCGGTGGCGCTCGCGAGCGTCGCGGTGTGATTGCTACCTGTAATTATCAAGCGCGTAAGTTTGGCGTTCGCTCGGCGATGGCAACAGCCTATGCGCTCAAGCTCTGCCCTGAGTTACAGTTGGTTGTAGGGCGAATGTCGGTCTATAAAGCCGTTTCAGAGCAAATCCACGACATTTTTCGGCGCTATACGCCATTGATTGAGCCACTATCGCTAGATGAAGCCTATTTGGATGTTAGCAACTGTTCACTTCATCAAGGCTCGGCCACTCGAATTGCTGAAGCGATTCGGCAGGATATCTTCAATGAAACTCAACTGACCGCGTCGGCAGGAGTGGCGCCCATCAAGTTTCTCGCCAAAGTTGCCTCAGATGTTAATAAACCCAATGGCCTGTTTGTGATCACCCCACAATTGATGCCTGAGTTTATTACCAGTTTACCGTTGCAGCGTATTCCAGGTGTTGGCAAAGTTACCGCAGAGCGCTTGGCGCAGCAGGGCTGGCACACCTGCGGTGATTTACAGCGAGTACCCAAAGCGCAGTTATTGCAATTGATGGGCAAGTTTGGCGCTGTGCTGTATGAGCGCGTACGCGCGATTGACGATAGGCCAATCAATCCCAGTCGCATTCGTAAATCGGTTGGGGTAGAAACCACCTTTGCTGAAGATCTACAAGATGCGCCTGCCGCACTCCAGCAACTGCCCGCCTTGCTGCAGGAGTTAGTCAAGCGCTTTGAAAAGCACCGCAGTGAGCGGCAAATCAACAAGTTAGTGGTGAAAGTTAAGTTTGCTGATTTTCAGCAGACCACCATTGAAACCCGCTCACAGCAAATAGATGCAGGATTGGCCGCCGAGCTACTTGCGCAAGCAATTGAACGTGGCGCTGGTAAAGCTATCCGCTTACTGGGGGTCAGCGTAGGTTTGGCGCCGCTGCTATTGGAAACTGAGGACAGTCCAGAGCAACTGACATTGCTATAG
- the bfr gene encoding bacterioferritin, whose amino-acid sequence MKGQPKVIAQLNKVLTSELTAINQYFLHARMFKNWGLEGLNHHEYKKSIKDMKQADKLIERVLFLEGLPNLQQLDKLRIGEHPQEMLSCDKSMQEDEIAFLRDAIALCEVEKDYVSRDLLEDILEDEEEYLDWLESQFELIKLTGIENYLQSQMAEE is encoded by the coding sequence ATGAAAGGTCAACCTAAAGTTATCGCCCAGCTCAATAAAGTGCTGACCAGCGAGCTTACCGCCATTAACCAATATTTCTTACATGCGCGCATGTTTAAAAATTGGGGGCTTGAAGGGCTCAACCATCATGAATACAAAAAGTCGATCAAGGATATGAAACAAGCCGATAAGCTGATCGAACGAGTGCTGTTTCTCGAGGGGCTTCCGAACCTGCAACAGCTTGATAAGCTGCGCATCGGTGAACATCCACAAGAGATGTTGAGCTGTGATAAATCAATGCAAGAGGACGAAATCGCGTTTCTACGTGACGCGATTGCGCTGTGCGAAGTTGAAAAGGACTATGTCAGTCGCGACTTGCTGGAAGATATTCTTGAAGATGAAGAGGAATACCTAGATTGGCTTGAGTCACAATTCGAACTGATTAAGCTCACCGGCATAGAAAATTATCTGCAATCTCAGATGGCTGAAGAATAG
- a CDS encoding methyl-accepting chemotaxis protein, whose translation MFSVKRSLSLQLVLSIAGALAILLSIVAFFVVKSDSDETKVRINNDIASMIELKAEEIGGYFYAKGQVVHAIFANPSVLNWFANYQQRGADLSQDAQYQDVVRYFRFFSNKDKDIKSVFLGSANTFEYFDLNGRYDDDPNYYTNKRPWWQEGIDKAGLYVADPAVDANDGSISATVKTVVHDAAGHFVGIGGMDILVDTIGKNLLAPIKYQNEGQAFLMTDEGKLVYFPGFNRQFTPGTDIAKVDLMSGDNQGFAQLKSTIQRDGSGIASVVYAGQTQQVRFVAINSDYPKLRWYLGFMLPETVFEAPVRQHLMTTSSIAIGIILLVALTVWLVMVPFRRNISSLLVAMEDIADGDGDLTRRIQMKRADELGRMSNAFNQFAEKVQGMLLETQSLANKVDVGVDETVVVCDKALESVKAQKAEIASVATAATEMAHTSQEMASNAQRTADYADSAKHTSTEGAKTVQLAEEGIKSLSQQVNSAAGVIRELRASSEQIGEVLSVIRAIAEQTNLLALNAAIEAARAGEQGRGFAVVADEVRTLASRTQDSTASIQEIIQTLQSQALQAEQVMEAGVKQAENGMALTEMVNAALGDITNAIDEIQQQTIEITTAISQQAVVADEVACSIENVSMRSDESLSSSEALAAKMHQFSQLSDELANNVQRFKVS comes from the coding sequence ATGTTTTCTGTCAAGCGTTCACTTAGTCTGCAGTTAGTGCTCTCTATCGCAGGCGCATTGGCAATTTTGCTATCAATCGTCGCGTTTTTCGTGGTTAAAAGCGATAGCGATGAAACTAAAGTCCGCATTAATAACGATATTGCATCAATGATTGAGCTAAAGGCAGAGGAGATCGGTGGATACTTCTATGCCAAGGGCCAAGTCGTGCATGCGATATTTGCCAATCCATCAGTGCTGAATTGGTTTGCGAATTACCAACAGCGCGGTGCTGATCTTTCCCAAGATGCACAATACCAAGATGTGGTGCGTTATTTCCGCTTCTTTAGCAATAAAGATAAGGATATCAAGTCAGTATTTCTTGGCTCAGCTAACACCTTTGAGTATTTTGACCTCAATGGTCGCTATGACGATGATCCTAACTACTACACCAACAAGCGTCCTTGGTGGCAGGAAGGGATTGATAAAGCCGGTCTTTATGTCGCCGACCCTGCAGTAGATGCCAACGATGGTTCCATCTCTGCCACGGTTAAAACTGTAGTGCATGATGCTGCTGGCCATTTCGTGGGTATTGGTGGCATGGACATCTTGGTGGATACCATTGGTAAAAACCTGCTGGCGCCGATTAAGTATCAGAACGAAGGCCAAGCATTTTTGATGACCGATGAGGGAAAGCTGGTGTATTTCCCGGGTTTTAATCGTCAGTTCACGCCTGGTACCGATATCGCTAAAGTCGATTTGATGAGTGGTGATAACCAAGGGTTTGCACAACTGAAATCGACCATACAACGTGACGGCAGCGGCATTGCCAGCGTGGTGTATGCCGGCCAAACTCAGCAAGTGCGCTTTGTCGCGATCAATAGCGACTATCCTAAGTTGCGTTGGTATCTTGGTTTTATGTTGCCAGAAACGGTGTTTGAAGCGCCGGTAAGACAACATCTGATGACCACATCCAGTATCGCCATTGGGATTATTTTGCTGGTCGCGTTAACAGTTTGGTTGGTGATGGTGCCATTTAGACGCAACATCAGTTCACTGCTGGTAGCTATGGAAGATATAGCAGATGGTGATGGGGATTTAACGCGCCGTATTCAAATGAAACGCGCGGATGAATTAGGCCGTATGAGTAATGCCTTTAACCAATTTGCCGAAAAAGTGCAGGGCATGTTGCTTGAAACCCAATCACTCGCCAACAAAGTTGATGTTGGGGTAGATGAGACTGTGGTAGTTTGCGACAAAGCGTTGGAGTCTGTTAAAGCGCAGAAAGCGGAGATCGCTTCGGTGGCAACGGCCGCAACGGAAATGGCGCATACCAGTCAAGAGATGGCGTCGAATGCGCAGCGCACTGCAGATTATGCCGATAGTGCCAAGCATACGTCGACTGAAGGCGCTAAAACCGTGCAACTGGCGGAAGAAGGGATTAAGTCGTTGTCACAGCAAGTGAACTCTGCCGCTGGGGTGATCCGTGAATTGCGTGCAAGTTCAGAGCAAATTGGTGAGGTATTGAGTGTGATTCGCGCCATTGCCGAGCAAACTAACCTGTTGGCATTGAATGCCGCCATTGAAGCTGCTCGCGCAGGCGAACAAGGCCGTGGCTTTGCAGTGGTGGCGGATGAAGTGCGTACACTGGCATCACGCACCCAAGACTCTACCGCTAGCATTCAAGAGATCATCCAAACCCTGCAAAGCCAAGCACTACAAGCTGAGCAGGTGATGGAAGCCGGGGTGAAACAAGCCGAAAATGGCATGGCACTGACGGAGATGGTGAATGCGGCATTAGGCGATATCACCAATGCTATTGATGAAATTCAGCAGCAGACCATCGAAATTACCACGGCAATCAGCCAGCAAGCGGTGGTTGCCGATGAAGTGGCATGTAGCATTGAAAATGTCAGTATGCGTTCTGATGAATCTTTGTCTTCTAGCGAAGCCTTAGCCGCAAAAATGCATCAATTCAGCCAATTAAGCGATGAACTGGCGAACAACGTACAGCGTTTTAAAGTGAGCTAA
- a CDS encoding FAD:protein FMN transferase, with amino-acid sequence MLLGCSEAPEVISLSGSTMGTSYHIKVVANDRMPDAPLLQARIDLLLEQVNNEMSTYRPNSELSKFNAAELSQSVKVSPDTIKVVQEGIRLNKLTEGALDITLGPLVNLWGFGPDKRPTQIPTQDAIDSAKQRTGIEHILIDGDQMTKAKANLYVDLSSIAKGFGVDKVAELLESYQPAGYLVEIGGEVSAKGSKPGGAPWRVAIEKPTEDGRAVQQVIEPGNMAMATSGDYRIYYEENGERFTHIIDPRTGYPVKHRLASVTVLNESCMTADGYATAMMVLGTEKSLELAEQQHLAIMLIEKQDEGFQVYYSSAFKPYLQQ; translated from the coding sequence ATGTTGCTGGGATGCTCCGAAGCGCCGGAAGTGATTTCACTTAGCGGCAGTACGATGGGCACGAGCTATCACATTAAAGTGGTGGCAAATGACAGAATGCCAGATGCGCCATTGTTGCAAGCGCGCATCGATCTGTTGTTAGAGCAAGTCAACAATGAGATGTCTACTTATCGGCCCAACTCCGAATTGTCCAAATTCAATGCGGCAGAGTTATCCCAGTCAGTGAAGGTCTCGCCGGATACTATCAAAGTGGTGCAAGAGGGGATTCGCCTCAATAAATTGACTGAGGGTGCACTCGATATCACGCTTGGTCCCTTGGTGAACCTGTGGGGCTTTGGGCCGGATAAGCGTCCAACCCAAATTCCGACCCAAGATGCGATTGATTCGGCCAAGCAACGCACCGGGATTGAACATATCCTCATTGATGGCGACCAAATGACTAAAGCTAAGGCCAATCTTTATGTGGATTTATCTTCCATTGCCAAAGGCTTTGGCGTGGACAAGGTGGCAGAGTTATTGGAAAGCTATCAACCCGCGGGCTACTTAGTGGAGATTGGCGGCGAGGTGAGTGCCAAAGGTAGTAAGCCGGGTGGCGCACCGTGGCGTGTTGCAATTGAAAAGCCCACAGAAGATGGCCGCGCTGTGCAGCAAGTCATTGAGCCGGGCAACATGGCAATGGCGACATCGGGTGACTATCGCATCTATTATGAAGAAAACGGGGAGCGCTTTACCCATATCATTGACCCACGTACTGGTTATCCGGTGAAGCATCGATTGGCATCAGTAACCGTACTCAACGAAAGTTGTATGACCGCTGATGGTTATGCCACCGCGATGATGGTGTTGGGTACCGAAAAGTCATTAGAACTTGCTGAGCAACAACACTTGGCAATTATGTTAATTGAGAAACAAGACGAAGGTTTTCAGGTATACTATAGCTCTGCCTTTAAACCCTATCTTCAGCAGTGA
- a CDS encoding Na(+)-translocating NADH-quinone reductase subunit C produces the protein MAKNKETFSRTVFIVIGLCFICSIFVSTAAVLLKPTQQENKLLDKQKYILEAANLIDSKSQVSKKEILATYDKFVEAKVINLKTGEEVTDINGDTFDQQKAARDPETSSKPVHDVASIKRLADNAVIYLVRDDAGKLKSVILPVHGYGLWSTMYAFLAVEPDFNTVQNLVYYSQGETPGLGGEVENPKWKVKWQGKKLFDDQGNIAISVTKNPAVAASPYGVDALSGATLTSNGVQHTLTFWLGEEGFANFIKKARNGGLS, from the coding sequence GTGGCTAAGAATAAAGAAACGTTCTCTCGGACGGTATTTATTGTTATCGGCTTGTGTTTTATCTGCTCGATCTTCGTATCGACCGCCGCGGTGTTATTGAAACCTACGCAGCAAGAAAACAAGTTATTAGACAAACAAAAATACATTCTTGAGGCTGCTAACCTGATCGACAGTAAGTCTCAGGTCAGCAAGAAGGAGATTTTGGCCACTTACGACAAGTTTGTTGAAGCCAAAGTGATCAATCTGAAAACTGGCGAAGAAGTCACTGATATTAACGGTGATACCTTCGACCAGCAGAAAGCAGCACGTGATCCAGAAACCTCTTCTAAACCTGTGCACGACGTAGCGTCAATCAAACGCTTAGCCGACAACGCGGTGATTTACCTGGTGCGTGATGATGCTGGCAAGTTGAAAAGCGTGATTCTGCCCGTCCACGGTTATGGCTTGTGGTCGACCATGTATGCGTTTTTGGCGGTAGAGCCTGACTTCAACACAGTGCAAAACTTGGTTTATTACAGCCAAGGTGAAACACCAGGTTTGGGTGGCGAAGTTGAAAACCCAAAATGGAAAGTTAAATGGCAAGGTAAAAAGCTGTTTGATGACCAAGGCAACATCGCAATTTCTGTAACTAAAAACCCTGCGGTTGCCGCATCGCCATACGGTGTTGATGCGCTGTCGGGGGCAACGCTGACCAGTAACGGTGTGCAACACACACTGACCTTCTGGTTGGGTGAAGAAGGTTTTGCCAACTTCATTAAGAAAGCACGCAATGGAGGACTGAGCTAA
- the nqrE gene encoding NADH:ubiquinone reductase (Na(+)-transporting) subunit E produces the protein MEHYISLLIRSVFIENMALSFFLGMCTFLAVSKKVDTAIGLGVAVVVVMTISVPANQIIYQGLLAPGALAWAGFPDADLSFLKFITFIGVIAALVQILEMALDKYFPPLYNALGIFLPLITVNCAIFGAVSFMVERDYNLGESVVFGFGSGAGWALAIMLMAGIREKLKYADVPAGLRGLGVTFVTAGLMALGFMSFSGVSL, from the coding sequence ATGGAACATTATATTAGTTTGTTGATCCGTTCTGTTTTCATCGAAAACATGGCGCTGTCCTTCTTCCTTGGTATGTGTACCTTTTTGGCAGTATCAAAAAAGGTCGATACAGCGATTGGTCTAGGTGTAGCTGTGGTCGTGGTAATGACGATCTCAGTACCTGCAAACCAAATTATCTATCAGGGGCTGCTGGCGCCAGGTGCTTTGGCATGGGCAGGCTTCCCAGATGCTGACCTGAGCTTTTTGAAGTTCATTACCTTTATCGGGGTGATTGCAGCACTGGTACAGATCCTCGAAATGGCGCTGGATAAGTACTTTCCACCACTGTACAACGCGTTAGGTATCTTCCTGCCGTTGATCACGGTTAACTGTGCGATTTTCGGTGCGGTATCCTTCATGGTGGAACGTGATTACAACTTAGGCGAAAGCGTTGTATTCGGGTTTGGTTCTGGTGCCGGTTGGGCTCTGGCAATCATGCTGATGGCGGGTATTCGTGAAAAACTGAAGTATGCAGACGTACCAGCGGGTTTACGTGGTCTAGGGGTTACCTTTGTGACCGCGGGTCTGATGGCTTTAGGTTTCATGTCATTCTCAGGTGTGTCGCTGTAA